One Paramisgurnus dabryanus chromosome 9, PD_genome_1.1, whole genome shotgun sequence DNA segment encodes these proteins:
- the neto2b gene encoding neuropilin and tolloid-like protein 2 has protein sequence MQEVLFLLILIEEGFAMAQKTQALPQNVAVEDKKPAHCGTLIQTANGGSFSSPNYPKTYPANKECVYILEAHPRKRIELTFDDLYYIEPSFECRFDNIEIRDGPFVFSPLINRFCGARSPGVVTSSGRFMWIRFISDEELEGLGFRVKYSYTADPEFYLHVGGLLNPIPDCQFELSGSDGIIRSSQVEEENKVKSGEAIDCIWTIRAPPMSKIYLRFLDYQLENSNECKKNFVAIYEGSNAIEDLKAKFCSTVANDITIDNAVGVVRMWADETSKLSRFRMIFTVYAEPPCLANTFFCHSSMCINNTLVCNGVQNCVFPWDENNCKEKKSKSVFQQMSKTHCTVIGVASGVVFLLLMISVLIQMKQPRKKVLNRKSLEMQEFSEPPLYELFSMREAEMSDELSEELETLQKLRRSSNTSRCIHEHHCGVQGSAPPVAMATRPHHLAQASEELSGIVGARGWSSYHERRSGSHAFTRGPRAHPYRAQSLRETLDDGELGLEERVMEEIGYNDVFSREGVLMVRNPVQQRSLSMDF, from the exons ATGCAAGAGG TCTTGTTTTTGCTTATCCTGATAGAGGAGGGTTTTGCAATGGCACAGAAAACACAAG CATTGCCTCAGAATGTAGCCGTTGAGGATAAGAAGCCGGCCCACTGTGGGACTTTGATCCAGACAGCCAATGGAGGATCATTCAGTTCTCCAAACTACCCAAAAACCTACCCAGCAAACAAAGAGTGCGTGTACATTCTGGAGG CCCACCCACGAAAGAGAATCGAGCTGACATTTGATGATCTCTACTACATCGAGCCATCCTTTGAGTGTCGCTTTGATAACATTGAAATTCGCGACGGGCCGTTTGTTTTCTCTCCGTTGATCAATCGTTTTTGCGGGGCTCGGAGTCCAGGAGTGGTCACCTCCTCTGGACGCTTCATGTGGATCAGGTTTATCAGTGATGAGGAGTTAGAAGGACTGGGCTTCAGGGTGAAATATTCATACACGGCGG ATCCTGAATTTTATCTTCATGTTGGAGGACTCTTGAATCCCATTCCAG ACTGTCAATTTGAACTATCTGGATCAGATGGTATAATCAGATCTAGTCAGGTTGAGGAGGAAAACAAGGTGAAATCTGGAGAAGCAATAGATTGTATATGGACAATTCGAGCTCCGCCTATGTCTAAG ATATATCTGCGCTTTCTGGACTATCAGTTGGAGAACTCaaatgaatgtaaaaaaaactttgtcgcAATTTACGAAGGCAGCAATGCCATTGAAGACCTAAAGGCCAAGTTCTGCAGTACCGTTGCCAATGACATCACAATTGATAACGCTGTGGGTGTGGTCCGAATGTGGGCCGACGAGACCAGCAAACTCAGCCGATTTCGTATGATCTTCACAGTCTATGCTGAAC CTCCGTGTTTGgccaacacatttttttgtcaCAGCAGCATGTGCATCAACAACACACTGGTCTGTAATGGTGTTCAAAACTGTGTGTTCCCCTGGGATGAGAATAACTGCAAAG aaAAGAAGTCTAAAAGTGTTTTCCAACAGATGAGTAAAACTCATTGCACTGTGATTGGAGTGGCATCTGGTGTGGTCTTTCTCCTTCTCATGATCTCTGTATTAATACAGATGAAACAGCCGAGAAAGAAG GTTTTAAATCGAAAGAGTTTGGAAATGCAGGAATTCTCGGAGCCTCCCCTCTACGAGCTGTTCTCCATGCGGGAAGCTGAGATGTCAGATGAACTTTCGGAGGAGCTGGAGACTTTGCAGAAACTCCGCCGGTCCTCCAATACGTCCCGCTGCATCCACGAGCATCACTGCGGTGTGCAGGGCAGTGCTCCTCCCGTTGCCATGGCTACCAGACCGCATCACCTTGCTCAGGCTTCAGAGGAACTGAGCGGGATTGTAGGGGCCAGAGGCTGGAGCAGTTACCACGAGCGTAGGAGCGGCTCACACGCTTTCACACGCGGCCCTCGAGCACACCCTTACAGGGCACAGAGTCTGCGTGAGACACTGGATGATGGGGAGTTGGGTCTGGAGGAGCGGGTTATGGAGGAGATAGGTTACAATGATGTTTTCAGCCGTGAAGGTGTTTTGATGGTGCGTAACCCTGTCCAGCAGCGCTCCCTGTCCATGGACTTTTGA